Proteins from a single region of Chryseobacterium sp. W4I1:
- a CDS encoding microviridin/marinostatin family tricyclic proteinase inhibitor produces MMKDENSKKKPFFASFLEKQIKDPETIQGGAGIITNTDNDIITAPSVDNVTAQVFDHVTMPSKDLMVTMKYPSDGDDDVV; encoded by the coding sequence ATTATGAAAGACGAAAATTCAAAAAAGAAGCCTTTTTTTGCTTCATTTCTAGAGAAGCAGATCAAAGATCCTGAAACTATTCAGGGAGGTGCGGGAATTATTACAAATACTGATAATGATATCATCACTGCTCCTTCAGTTGATAATGTGACTGCGCAGGTTTTTGATCACGTTACAATGCCAAGTAAGGATCTCATGGTTACCATGAAATATCCTTCTGACGGTGATGATGATGTTGTTTAG
- a CDS encoding alpha/beta fold hydrolase, which translates to MEILNSKIFGENLTVTPLLVFHGLFGMLDNWGSFGKDLGEYLPVHLIDLRNHGRSFHSESMSHDDLADDIARYMDHYGIQKAHVLGHSLGGKAVMQFALKYPEKVEKLIVVDISPKAYPPHHQGIIKALETVDFDAVHSRGEVETVLSQYIPEKSTIQFLAKNLYWDDNKKLNWRFNLKTLSEKYNEFVSNAVKFGVFEGDSLFIAGQKSNYILPQDEYGIKQQFPKAKIVTVKNAGHWVQAENPVDFAVVVKEFLGLD; encoded by the coding sequence ATGGAAATCTTAAATTCAAAAATATTCGGCGAAAATCTTACAGTTACGCCACTTCTTGTCTTCCACGGACTGTTTGGAATGCTTGATAACTGGGGAAGTTTCGGAAAAGACCTGGGAGAATATCTTCCCGTACATTTAATTGATCTGAGAAATCATGGAAGAAGTTTTCATTCAGAAAGTATGTCTCATGATGATCTGGCGGATGATATTGCCCGTTATATGGATCATTACGGAATTCAGAAAGCTCATGTTTTAGGACATTCTTTAGGTGGAAAAGCGGTCATGCAGTTTGCTTTAAAATATCCTGAAAAAGTAGAAAAGCTCATTGTGGTTGATATTTCGCCCAAAGCTTATCCTCCGCATCACCAGGGAATTATCAAGGCTCTTGAAACAGTAGATTTTGATGCGGTACATTCACGAGGTGAGGTTGAAACTGTTTTGAGTCAATATATTCCGGAAAAGTCTACCATTCAGTTTTTAGCAAAAAATCTGTACTGGGATGATAATAAAAAGCTGAATTGGAGGTTTAATCTTAAAACTTTATCTGAAAAATATAACGAGTTTGTTTCCAATGCAGTGAAATTTGGTGTTTTTGAAGGGGATTCCTTATTTATAGCTGGCCAGAAATCAAATTATATCCTTCCTCAGGATGAATACGGTATCAAACAGCAGTTTCCCAAAGCTAAAATTGTAACGGTGAAAAATGCAGGACATTGGGTTCAGGCTGAAAATCCTGTGGATTTCGCGGTTGTTGTTAAGGAATTTTTAGGTTTGGACTAA
- a CDS encoding pyridoxine 5'-phosphate synthase — MTKLSVNINKIATIRNARGGETPSVTEAAVKIQEFGGQGITIHPRPDERHITRKDVYDLKPLVTTEFNIEGNPHRSFIDMVLEVKPEQVTLVPDADDAITSNAGWDTKKHFDFLTEIIAEFKNAGIRTSVFLDPLPELVEYAAKTGADRIELYTEAYAKNYLTNKEQAIKPYYDTAVAATEFGLGINAGHDLSLENLKYFADHIPNLLEVSIGHALISEALYMGLENTVQAYLKRLAVWG, encoded by the coding sequence ATGACAAAACTAAGCGTAAACATCAATAAAATTGCGACCATAAGAAATGCAAGAGGAGGCGAAACGCCAAGCGTAACTGAAGCAGCAGTGAAGATCCAGGAATTTGGAGGACAGGGCATCACCATTCATCCGAGACCCGATGAAAGACACATTACCAGAAAAGATGTCTATGATCTGAAACCTTTGGTGACTACTGAATTCAACATTGAAGGAAATCCTCACCGCTCTTTTATTGATATGGTGCTTGAAGTAAAACCGGAGCAGGTAACGCTGGTTCCCGATGCAGATGATGCCATTACTTCCAATGCCGGATGGGATACCAAAAAGCATTTCGATTTCCTGACAGAAATTATTGCAGAATTTAAAAATGCAGGAATTCGCACTTCTGTTTTTCTTGATCCCTTGCCTGAATTGGTTGAATATGCTGCAAAAACAGGGGCCGACAGAATTGAACTGTATACTGAAGCTTACGCTAAAAATTATCTTACCAATAAAGAACAGGCTATAAAACCATATTACGATACAGCAGTTGCCGCTACTGAATTTGGATTAGGAATCAATGCAGGCCATGACCTGAGCCTGGAAAATTTAAAATATTTTGCAGATCATATTCCAAATCTTCTTGAAGTTTCCATAGGGCATGCTTTAATTTCTGAAGCACTTTATATGGGACTTGAAAATACAGTGCAGGCTTATCTGAAACGACTGGCTGTTTGGGGATAA
- a CDS encoding MvdC/MvdD family ATP grasp protein, producing the protein MILCITHSQDFYNIDIFFEYLTSKNIPFFRLNSDRMNHLQKISVNENSFELTDEAGNSIHSRDIKAVWHRKAWAISTPEELDEDYKKIFLSGYASLRYNLITVLENVPWINPYENERKIDGNKMLQLKIAKAHHLTIPKTIFSNDEEQITAFFHKHCNGKAVAKLHSLTAKTMSGENLISTMVIEEDTLENISDITYCPMIFQPYVEKAYELRIVYIAGDFFTGKINNSDHVDWRSAQGDYFWSAYELPPDVKTGLASMMEEMGLYIGAIDMIRGKDGKYYFLEVNPQGEWGMLQKELGFPIAERIADNLIKRINIHE; encoded by the coding sequence ATGATTCTCTGCATTACTCATTCACAGGATTTTTACAATATTGATATTTTTTTCGAATATCTTACTTCTAAAAATATTCCTTTTTTCAGATTGAATTCAGACCGTATGAATCATCTTCAGAAAATCAGTGTGAATGAAAACTCTTTTGAGCTGACTGATGAAGCAGGAAACAGCATTCATTCCAGAGATATTAAAGCAGTCTGGCACAGAAAAGCCTGGGCAATAAGCACTCCTGAAGAACTGGATGAAGATTATAAGAAAATATTCCTGAGCGGATATGCAAGTCTCCGCTATAACCTGATCACTGTTTTAGAAAATGTTCCCTGGATCAATCCTTATGAAAATGAAAGAAAGATTGACGGAAATAAAATGCTTCAGCTGAAAATAGCAAAAGCTCATCATTTAACTATTCCCAAAACGATATTTTCAAACGACGAAGAACAGATCACAGCCTTTTTCCACAAACATTGCAACGGAAAAGCTGTGGCTAAACTTCACAGCCTCACTGCAAAAACCATGAGTGGTGAAAACCTTATTTCCACGATGGTCATTGAAGAAGATACCCTTGAGAATATTTCAGATATCACTTATTGTCCGATGATTTTCCAGCCTTATGTTGAAAAAGCATATGAACTGAGAATTGTCTATATAGCAGGGGATTTTTTTACAGGAAAGATCAACAACAGTGACCATGTAGACTGGAGATCAGCTCAGGGAGATTATTTTTGGTCAGCCTATGAGCTGCCACCAGATGTAAAAACAGGTCTTGCTTCCATGATGGAAGAAATGGGACTCTACATCGGTGCCATTGACATGATCAGAGGAAAAGACGGAAAATATTATTTCCTTGAAGTAAATCCTCAGGGAGAATGGGGAATGCTTCAGAAAGAACTGGGTTTTCCCATCGCAGAAAGAATTGCCGATAACCTTATAAAAAGAATCAATATCCATGAATAA
- a CDS encoding microviridin/marinostatin family tricyclic proteinase inhibitor, translating to MEKKNSKKPFFASFLEKQIQDPEAIQGGGITTPTTDILTIPERDTVTTSPFLDNATSVLKDQAVTMKYPSDSDESGELEI from the coding sequence ATGGAAAAGAAAAACTCAAAAAAACCGTTTTTTGCTTCGTTTTTGGAAAAACAAATTCAGGATCCGGAGGCTATTCAGGGGGGAGGGATTACTACCCCTACTACTGATATTCTTACAATACCAGAAAGAGACACTGTAACTACATCTCCGTTTCTTGACAACGCAACATCTGTTCTGAAAGATCAGGCTGTAACGATGAAATATCCGTCTGACAGTGATGAATCGGGGGAATTAGAAATCTGA
- a CDS encoding MvdD family ATP-grasp ribosomal peptide maturase, with translation MNKILIITHTQDNFSIEKVTEYIEKNGCEVIRFDVDLYPIQNKLSTIFQDGEWISILETKDAQYRLDDIAAVWYRRAYNIGNGVKEEMDKKFYGAAMGEIRNTLFGFIESVDAYALGKPGIYRRLDSKEEQLKVAVKLGLKIPETCLTNNPEEARKFILKHKDVIAKMQTGFAIYEDGVESVVFTNVVNEDKLEELDTLVYCPMQFQKKIEKKKELRVTIVGQDVYAFEIDSQQSEDAKVDWRKDGVNLLTKWVRTELPADVEAKLLELLDVYNVDYGAIDIIVSPEDEYYFIEINAAGEFFWLDNLTEENLISKSIADVLCDKAPRRNNMVMA, from the coding sequence ATGAATAAAATATTAATCATTACACATACTCAAGATAATTTTTCAATTGAAAAAGTAACAGAATATATAGAAAAGAACGGCTGTGAGGTCATTCGTTTTGATGTAGACCTGTATCCTATACAAAACAAACTCTCTACTATTTTCCAGGATGGAGAGTGGATAAGTATCCTTGAAACCAAAGACGCTCAGTATCGTCTTGATGATATTGCTGCCGTTTGGTACAGAAGAGCTTATAATATAGGAAACGGAGTGAAGGAAGAAATGGATAAGAAATTCTATGGTGCTGCAATGGGAGAGATCCGCAATACACTTTTCGGGTTTATAGAATCTGTAGATGCTTATGCACTGGGGAAACCTGGGATTTACAGAAGACTGGACAGTAAAGAAGAACAGTTAAAAGTTGCTGTTAAGTTAGGCCTTAAAATTCCCGAAACCTGTCTCACCAACAACCCTGAAGAAGCCAGAAAATTCATTCTTAAGCACAAGGATGTTATCGCTAAAATGCAGACTGGTTTTGCCATTTACGAAGACGGTGTGGAAAGCGTAGTTTTTACCAATGTAGTTAATGAAGACAAGCTTGAAGAGCTGGATACATTAGTATACTGCCCGATGCAGTTTCAGAAAAAAATTGAAAAGAAAAAAGAGCTCCGTGTTACCATTGTAGGACAGGATGTATATGCTTTTGAAATAGATTCCCAACAATCAGAAGATGCCAAAGTGGATTGGAGAAAGGACGGAGTAAATCTTTTAACCAAATGGGTGAGAACAGAACTTCCGGCAGATGTAGAAGCAAAACTCCTTGAACTTTTAGACGTTTATAATGTGGATTATGGTGCTATAGACATCATTGTTTCCCCTGAAGACGAGTATTATTTCATTGAGATTAATGCGGCAGGTGAATTTTTCTGGCTGGATAATCTGACTGAAGAAAACCTTATTTCCAAAAGTATTGCAGATGTTCTTTGCGATAAAGCTCCGAGGAGAAATAATATGGTAATGGCTTGA
- a CDS encoding NAD-dependent epimerase/dehydratase family protein: MIFVTGATGILGRVVVLELLKKGKNVRASKRPGSNLNDVRHSYSFYTENPDDFFNRIEWVDVDFDDIVSLQDALIGVDEVYHCAAKVSFHPHDEKEMYHTNVKGTENLLFACEGSEVKKFLHVSTIAVLDIFNEKGELDESSEFNPKEEHSAYAISKHLAEMEVWRASAEGLNTIIVNPGMIIGSGNWGQSSGDIFPTFEKNSFTFSGGTSYIDVKDAAEISIQLMDKNVFGERFILISENKKYEDLGKQIRSKLGLKKAKILTKSQLNLGRLSNILFGWLIPKLRIITKSNIESISSLNIISNQKIKKEIDYQFIPVTESIDFHLNNYINDKKLNS; this comes from the coding sequence ATGATTTTTGTAACGGGTGCAACAGGAATTCTGGGAAGAGTAGTTGTGTTGGAACTTCTTAAAAAAGGGAAAAACGTGCGTGCTTCCAAAAGACCAGGTAGCAATTTAAACGATGTAAGACATTCTTACAGCTTCTATACAGAGAATCCTGATGATTTTTTTAATAGGATCGAATGGGTAGATGTAGATTTTGATGATATAGTGTCTCTGCAGGATGCATTAATAGGAGTAGATGAAGTCTATCACTGTGCTGCCAAAGTAAGCTTCCATCCTCATGATGAAAAAGAAATGTACCATACTAATGTAAAAGGTACAGAAAATCTGCTGTTTGCATGCGAAGGCTCAGAGGTGAAAAAATTCCTTCACGTGAGTACCATTGCTGTACTGGATATTTTTAATGAGAAGGGAGAGCTAGACGAAAGTTCTGAATTTAATCCTAAAGAAGAACACTCCGCCTACGCCATTTCTAAGCACCTTGCTGAAATGGAGGTCTGGAGGGCTTCTGCCGAAGGTTTGAATACCATTATTGTAAATCCGGGAATGATTATCGGAAGCGGAAACTGGGGACAGAGCAGCGGTGATATTTTCCCGACTTTTGAAAAAAATAGCTTCACCTTTTCCGGCGGAACCAGTTACATAGACGTAAAAGATGCTGCTGAAATATCCATTCAGCTGATGGATAAAAATGTTTTTGGGGAACGTTTCATTCTGATTTCTGAAAACAAAAAATACGAAGATCTTGGAAAACAGATCAGGTCGAAATTAGGTCTTAAAAAGGCAAAGATCCTTACAAAATCTCAGTTAAATTTAGGAAGGCTGTCCAATATCCTCTTCGGATGGCTGATTCCGAAGCTGAGAATCATTACAAAGTCTAATATTGAATCTATATCCTCACTCAATATCATTTCCAACCAAAAAATAAAAAAAGAGATTGATTATCAGTTTATTCCCGTGACAGAAAGCATCGATTTTCATCTTAACAATTATATTAACGACAAAAAGCTGAATTCATGA
- a CDS encoding microviridin/marinostatin family tricyclic proteinase inhibitor, which yields MKDKNSQKKPFFASFLEKQLKDPETVKGGGDITIPERDAITKPAIDNVTSPQDDLMHTMKYPSDGDDDSPTVPLD from the coding sequence ATGAAAGACAAAAATTCACAAAAGAAGCCTTTTTTTGCATCATTCTTAGAAAAGCAGCTTAAAGATCCTGAAACTGTAAAAGGTGGAGGGGATATCACAATTCCTGAAAGAGATGCGATCACAAAACCAGCGATTGACAATGTAACTTCTCCTCAGGATGATCTAATGCATACCATGAAGTATCCATCTGATGGGGATGACGATTCACCAACAGTTCCATTAGACTAA